In Proteus vulgaris, one DNA window encodes the following:
- a CDS encoding LuxR C-terminal-related transcriptional regulator gives MINTIIISQAELFSLGIKTLLSQIKKINIRKIMTDETEAFRYCRQFSVNLIIIYSSPSVSLIDSIKRIKRSLLSIKIIVISPSTDSILSIPLLQLGIEGFVVIDASCENILQAIRQVCIGQRYLSQEFAMDIALAKLQKNLNPLHHLSERELQVMSMIIRGKKITQIADELNLNTKTVNSYRYRMFSKLKISGDVELTHIAIRYGLIEIESHLQSGRQI, from the coding sequence TTGATAAACACAATAATAATAAGTCAGGCTGAGTTATTTAGCTTGGGAATAAAAACACTTCTTAGTCAAATCAAAAAAATCAATATTAGAAAAATCATGACTGATGAGACAGAAGCATTCCGCTATTGTCGTCAGTTTTCTGTTAATCTTATTATTATCTACTCATCTCCTTCTGTTTCATTAATTGATTCAATAAAAAGGATTAAACGTTCATTATTATCAATTAAAATTATAGTTATTTCACCTAGTACTGATTCCATTTTATCTATACCACTTCTTCAATTAGGAATTGAAGGCTTTGTGGTCATAGATGCCTCGTGTGAAAATATTCTTCAAGCCATTCGACAAGTATGTATTGGCCAGCGTTATTTAAGTCAAGAGTTTGCTATGGATATTGCACTGGCTAAATTACAAAAAAATTTGAATCCATTACATCATTTATCTGAAAGAGAGCTGCAAGTCATGTCTATGATAATTAGAGGAAAAAAAATCACACAAATTGCAGATGAGTTAAATCTCAATACAAAAACAGTAAATAGTTACCGTTATCGAATGTTTAGTAAACTTAAAATCTCAGGTGATGTAGAATTAACTCATATAGCAATACGTTATGGGTTAATTGAGATAGAGAGTCATTTACAAAGTGGAAGACAAATTTGA
- the uvrC gene encoding excinuclease ABC subunit UvrC — protein MEDKFDAKAFLSRVTDKPGVYRMYDATDTVIYVGKAKDLKKRLSSYFRAQVNSRKTEALVKCIANIDVTITHTETEALLLEHSYIQRYQPRYNVLLRDDKSYPYIYLSGDKHPRLASYRGAKHAKGEYFGPFPNSFAVRETLALMQKLFPIRQCEDSVYRNRSRPCLQYQIGRCLAPCVKGYVSDEEYAQQVNYVRLFLSGDDTQVIEGLVTRMEEASQDLRFEEAARIRDQIQAVRQVTEKQFVANIGDDLDVISVAFNGAIACVYVLFFRQGKVLGSRSYFPKIPANTSLDEVVQTFIGQFYLQGSAIRTLPTEILLDFNLEDKAILSESISSIAGRKIQIQTKPRGDRARYLKLARTNAATALASKQVEQSTISQRYASLMSFLDMKEIKRMECFDISHTMGEQTVASCVVFDMNGPLKSEYRRYNINGITPGDDYAAMNQVLTRRYGKSLEENKVPDIIFIDGGKGQLAQAIEVFDSLDVDWDKSHPKLIGVAKGSDRKAGLETLFFVPEGEGMALPSDSPALHLIQHIRDESHRHAITGHRQRRAKVKNTSSLESIEGVGPKRRQMLLKYMGGLQALRDASVEEIAKVPTISTALAEKIFNALKH, from the coding sequence GTGGAAGACAAATTTGACGCCAAAGCATTCTTAAGTCGAGTCACTGATAAACCAGGTGTTTATCGAATGTATGATGCAACAGATACTGTAATTTATGTCGGTAAAGCCAAAGATCTGAAAAAGAGGCTTTCGAGTTATTTTCGTGCGCAAGTAAATAGCCGTAAAACCGAGGCATTGGTTAAGTGTATTGCAAATATTGATGTGACTATTACACATACAGAAACAGAAGCATTGTTGCTAGAGCATAGTTACATTCAGCGCTATCAACCTCGTTATAATGTGTTATTACGAGATGATAAATCTTACCCTTATATTTATTTAAGTGGGGATAAACACCCAAGACTAGCTAGCTACCGTGGTGCAAAGCATGCAAAAGGGGAATATTTTGGGCCTTTTCCTAACTCTTTTGCAGTAAGAGAAACCTTAGCATTGATGCAAAAACTATTTCCTATTCGTCAATGTGAAGACAGTGTGTATCGCAATCGTTCAAGGCCTTGTTTACAGTATCAAATTGGCCGCTGTCTTGCACCTTGTGTGAAAGGTTATGTTTCAGATGAAGAATATGCTCAACAAGTTAATTATGTACGGCTTTTCCTTTCTGGCGATGATACACAAGTGATTGAAGGGCTTGTGACTCGTATGGAAGAAGCAAGCCAAGATTTACGCTTTGAAGAAGCGGCACGTATTCGTGATCAAATTCAAGCCGTAAGACAAGTAACGGAAAAACAATTTGTTGCCAATATTGGTGATGATCTTGATGTGATTAGTGTTGCTTTTAATGGCGCAATTGCCTGTGTGTATGTTCTCTTTTTCCGACAAGGTAAAGTATTGGGAAGCCGAAGTTATTTTCCTAAAATTCCAGCAAATACTTCACTTGATGAGGTAGTTCAAACTTTTATTGGTCAATTTTATTTGCAAGGAAGTGCTATTAGAACCTTGCCGACTGAAATTCTGCTCGATTTTAATTTGGAAGATAAAGCGATCCTTTCTGAATCAATCTCATCTATTGCAGGGCGAAAAATTCAAATTCAAACTAAACCTCGTGGTGATAGAGCGCGTTATTTGAAATTAGCTAGAACGAATGCAGCAACAGCATTAGCTTCAAAACAAGTCGAACAATCGACAATTTCACAACGCTATGCCTCATTGATGTCTTTTCTTGATATGAAAGAGATAAAACGAATGGAATGTTTTGATATTAGTCACACTATGGGAGAACAAACTGTGGCTTCATGTGTAGTATTTGACATGAATGGCCCATTAAAATCGGAATATAGGCGTTATAATATTAATGGTATTACTCCTGGTGATGATTATGCGGCGATGAATCAAGTACTCACTCGACGTTATGGTAAATCATTAGAAGAAAATAAAGTTCCTGATATTATCTTTATTGATGGTGGTAAAGGGCAATTAGCACAAGCAATAGAGGTATTTGATTCTCTGGATGTTGATTGGGATAAGTCACACCCTAAATTAATTGGTGTTGCAAAAGGGAGTGATCGTAAAGCAGGGCTTGAAACCTTGTTTTTTGTCCCTGAAGGTGAAGGAATGGCATTACCTTCTGATTCACCCGCGTTGCATTTGATCCAACATATACGTGATGAGTCGCATCGTCATGCAATAACTGGGCATCGTCAACGTAGAGCGAAAGTGAAAAATACTAGCTCATTAGAGTCTATTGAAGGTGTGGGACCTAAACGTCGTCAAATGCTATTGAAATATATGGGAGGGCTACAAGCTTTACGAGATGCAAGTGTAGAAGAAATTGCGAAAGTCCCCACAATTTCGACAGCATTAGCAGAAAAAATATTTAATGCGTTGAAACACTAA
- the dsbB gene encoding disulfide bond formation protein DsbB: MLTALRHWSQRRFSWLLLALTAIGLEGAALYFQYGMELMPCVMCVYQRIAVLGILVAAFIGASAPQMALMRMAGSFLWLYSAYRGIELAWEHTQLILNPSPFATCDFFVTLPSWFALQDWFPAVFQATGDCSVSQWQFLTLEMPQWMLIIFSAYFVVGLLVLMSQITSSFKSKE; the protein is encoded by the coding sequence ATGCTGACTGCTCTTCGTCACTGGTCACAACGCCGTTTTTCATGGCTATTGCTTGCATTAACAGCAATAGGTCTTGAAGGTGCTGCATTGTATTTTCAGTACGGAATGGAATTAATGCCTTGTGTGATGTGCGTTTATCAACGCATCGCAGTATTAGGAATATTAGTTGCCGCATTCATTGGTGCAAGCGCCCCCCAAATGGCACTCATGCGTATGGCAGGTAGTTTTTTATGGCTTTATTCAGCTTACCGAGGCATTGAGCTGGCTTGGGAGCATACGCAACTTATTCTTAATCCATCACCTTTTGCAACATGTGATTTCTTTGTCACATTACCTTCTTGGTTTGCATTACAAGATTGGTTCCCTGCTGTATTCCAAGCAACGGGTGACTGCTCTGTCAGCCAATGGCAATTCTTAACATTAGAAATGCCACAGTGGATGCTGATTATTTTCTCTGCTTACTTTGTTGTGGGTCTATTGGTCTTAATGAGCCAAATCACTAGTTCTTTTAAATCAAAAGAATAA
- a CDS encoding sugar transporter translates to MNIATPNINEVSRQTAWIRVIILSFAAFVFNTTEFVPVALLSDISESFGMIPAQTGLMITIYAWVVALMSLPLMIMTSKVERRKLLIILFILFILSHILSGIAWDFKSLIAGRIGVAFSHAVFWSITASLAIRVAPPGKRAQALGLLATGTALATVLGLPIGRVVGQWLGWRATFMGIGVLALITMFALMRYLPLLPSEHSGSLKSVPVLLKRGPLMGIFLLTVIAVTAHFTAYSYIEPFVIDIAKLDQNFATLVLLIFGGAGIIGSVLFSRYSAKMPTSFLFFALILLTACLSLLMISSQNLTTFIVLIIFWGIGFMCIGLGMQVKVIDLAPDATDIAMSIYSGIFNIGIGAGALIGNQVILHAGMPNMGYAGMILSIIAVILCGFIFSRYRVSMGGKPRKKNQLHKH, encoded by the coding sequence ATGAATATCGCAACACCAAACATAAATGAAGTAAGCCGCCAAACAGCCTGGATCAGGGTAATAATATTGTCGTTTGCAGCTTTCGTTTTTAACACAACAGAATTTGTTCCGGTTGCTCTGTTAAGTGATATTTCTGAAAGCTTTGGAATGATCCCAGCTCAAACAGGTTTAATGATCACCATATATGCTTGGGTGGTTGCTTTAATGTCATTACCATTAATGATAATGACAAGTAAAGTTGAACGCCGTAAGTTACTTATTATCTTATTTATTCTTTTTATTTTAAGTCATATTTTGTCTGGTATTGCATGGGATTTTAAATCGTTGATTGCAGGGCGTATAGGCGTTGCTTTTTCTCATGCAGTTTTTTGGTCTATTACTGCCTCATTGGCAATTAGAGTAGCGCCCCCTGGTAAACGAGCACAGGCATTAGGCTTATTAGCAACAGGAACAGCATTAGCTACGGTTCTTGGTTTACCCATTGGGCGTGTTGTTGGACAATGGTTAGGATGGCGTGCAACATTTATGGGAATTGGTGTTTTAGCTTTAATTACCATGTTTGCGTTAATGCGTTATTTGCCTTTATTACCCAGTGAGCATTCAGGATCATTAAAAAGTGTACCTGTATTATTAAAACGTGGGCCATTAATGGGGATTTTCTTGTTAACAGTTATTGCTGTTACCGCACATTTTACGGCTTATAGTTATATCGAGCCTTTTGTTATTGATATTGCAAAATTAGATCAAAACTTTGCTACGTTAGTTTTACTTATTTTTGGTGGTGCTGGCATTATTGGTAGTGTGCTATTTAGTCGTTACAGCGCCAAAATGCCAACATCTTTTTTATTCTTTGCACTCATTTTACTTACTGCTTGCCTAAGTTTATTAATGATAAGCAGCCAAAATTTAACGACATTTATTGTGTTGATTATATTTTGGGGGATTGGCTTTATGTGTATCGGCCTAGGTATGCAAGTTAAAGTGATTGATTTAGCTCCAGATGCAACAGATATTGCGATGTCTATTTACTCCGGTATTTTTAATATTGGTATTGGTGCTGGGGCTTTGATTGGTAATCAAGTTATCTTACATGCGGGTATGCCAAACATGGGTTATGCAGGCATGATATTAAGCATTATTGCTGTTATTTTGTGTGGCTTTATTTTTAGCCGTTATCGCGTTTCTATGGGGGGAAAACCTCGTAAAAAGAATCAGCTTCACAAACACTAA
- a CDS encoding SMR family transporter, with product MNGLTYLMLAIISEVIATTMLKASEGFSRLYPSIVVVIGYCFSFWALSQVVRVMPLGIAYAIWSGLGIVLVSVAAVFIYQQKLDLPAIIGMGLIIAGVLVINLLSKSASH from the coding sequence ATGAATGGATTAACTTACCTAATGTTGGCGATTATATCGGAAGTAATTGCGACAACAATGTTAAAAGCTTCTGAAGGCTTTAGTCGACTATATCCATCAATTGTTGTTGTCATTGGCTATTGTTTTTCTTTTTGGGCACTTTCTCAAGTGGTAAGGGTAATGCCATTGGGTATTGCTTATGCAATATGGAGTGGTTTAGGGATAGTGTTAGTTTCTGTTGCGGCAGTTTTTATTTATCAACAAAAACTTGATTTACCAGCCATTATTGGTATGGGATTGATTATTGCTGGTGTTTTAGTCATAAACTTACTTTCAAAAAGTGCTTCACACTAA
- a CDS encoding putative hemolysin, with protein sequence MQKKFKTTYYLFMLAGLGFIAGCSSSTQTQYSSTQAVNKSRTIPATSLSVPLDESAKATCVFSGGIPSLNYELHGGQTPVCQFANGKRCSEQALIEGACIPG encoded by the coding sequence ATGCAAAAAAAATTTAAAACAACATATTATCTGTTTATGTTAGCTGGCTTGGGTTTTATTGCAGGATGCAGTAGTTCAACCCAGACACAATATTCATCAACACAAGCAGTGAATAAAAGCAGAACAATACCGGCAACAAGTCTTAGTGTTCCTTTAGATGAATCGGCTAAGGCAACATGTGTTTTTTCAGGAGGGATACCTTCTTTAAACTATGAATTACATGGTGGGCAGACACCAGTGTGTCAATTTGCTAATGGTAAACGCTGTAGTGAACAGGCATTGATTGAAGGTGCGTGTATTCCAGGTTAA
- the nhaB gene encoding sodium/proton antiporter NhaB has product MDMSIRQALLKNFMGNSPDWYKLAILTFLIINPLIFFFVDPFVAGWLLVVEFIFTLAMALKCYPLQPGGLLAIEAVIIGMTSPKQIGHEIANNLEVILLLVFMVAGIYFMKQLLLFAFTKLLLSIRSKRMLSIAFCFASAFLSAFLDALTVIAVVISVSLGFYSIYHNFASNQAGTELNNDGFIDTAEKKQTLEQFRAFLRSLMMHAGVGTALGGVMTMVGEPQNLIIAKHLEWDFVTFFIRMSPVTIPVFFAGLAVCYLVERFKIFGYGAELPDLVRKVLTEYDKKNSEKRTSQEKAQLMVQALIGIWLIVALALHLAEVGIIGLSVIILATAFCGITEEHALGKAFEEALPFTALLTVFFSIVAVIIDQQLFGPIIQFVLQASESSQLSLFYLFNGLLSAISDNVFVGTVYISEALTALQDGLISQSQYEHIGVAINTGTNLPSVATPNGQAAFLFLLTSALSPLIRLSYGRMVIMALPYTIVMTLFGLLAVEFWLVPTTHWFYEIGLVAIP; this is encoded by the coding sequence ATGGATATGAGTATAAGACAAGCACTACTGAAGAACTTTATGGGAAATTCTCCCGATTGGTATAAGCTTGCTATTCTTACTTTTTTAATTATCAACCCACTGATTTTTTTCTTTGTTGACCCTTTTGTCGCCGGTTGGCTATTAGTTGTAGAATTTATTTTTACACTGGCTATGGCGCTAAAGTGTTACCCATTGCAACCCGGAGGACTACTTGCCATTGAGGCTGTCATTATTGGAATGACTAGCCCAAAACAAATTGGTCATGAAATTGCCAACAACCTTGAAGTTATTTTACTTTTAGTCTTCATGGTTGCGGGTATCTATTTTATGAAGCAATTATTGCTTTTTGCTTTTACCAAATTGCTTTTATCTATTCGTTCTAAACGAATGTTATCTATCGCTTTTTGCTTTGCAAGTGCCTTTTTATCTGCCTTTTTAGATGCTTTAACCGTTATCGCTGTTGTGATCAGTGTTTCTCTCGGTTTCTACTCTATTTATCATAATTTCGCCTCTAACCAAGCAGGAACAGAGCTAAATAATGATGGATTTATTGATACCGCAGAGAAAAAACAAACATTAGAACAATTCCGTGCTTTCTTACGTAGCTTAATGATGCATGCTGGTGTAGGTACTGCATTAGGTGGCGTAATGACCATGGTAGGTGAACCGCAAAACCTGATCATTGCAAAACATTTAGAATGGGATTTTGTGACCTTCTTTATTCGAATGTCACCTGTAACAATCCCTGTTTTCTTTGCAGGCCTTGCTGTGTGCTATTTGGTAGAGCGCTTTAAAATTTTTGGTTATGGCGCTGAATTACCTGATTTAGTTCGTAAAGTTTTAACTGAGTACGATAAGAAAAACAGTGAAAAACGCACTTCTCAAGAAAAAGCACAATTGATGGTTCAAGCATTAATTGGGATCTGGTTAATTGTTGCTTTAGCTCTTCATTTAGCAGAAGTCGGTATTATTGGTTTATCTGTTATCATTCTTGCTACTGCATTTTGTGGTATTACAGAAGAGCATGCGCTCGGCAAAGCATTTGAAGAAGCCTTACCTTTCACTGCGCTATTGACCGTTTTCTTCTCTATTGTTGCTGTTATTATTGACCAACAATTATTCGGTCCAATTATTCAGTTTGTACTCCAAGCTTCAGAGTCCTCACAGCTCTCTCTCTTCTATCTGTTTAATGGTCTATTGTCTGCTATTTCAGATAACGTTTTTGTGGGTACTGTATATATCAGCGAAGCCTTAACAGCTTTACAAGATGGATTAATTAGTCAATCACAATATGAACATATTGGTGTTGCTATTAATACAGGTACAAACTTACCTTCTGTTGCCACACCTAATGGCCAAGCAGCATTCCTATTTTTATTAACCTCTGCGTTATCTCCGCTTATTCGTTTATCATATGGACGAATGGTAATAATGGCTCTGCCATATACTATTGTAATGACATTATTTGGTTTACTGGCAGTTGAATTCTGGCTAGTTCCTACAACACATTGGTTTTATGAAATAGGCTTAGTTGCTATTCCATAA
- the copM gene encoding CopM family metallochaperone produces the protein MKKILPATIILMSAISFGAMANNTHMNMDASHNNSPMQKELNESMNKMHAEMAKGMNTDNADVAFADGMIAHHLGAIDMAKIELKYGTDPEMRKLAQAIIDAQGPEIEQMQKWLEKNKTNK, from the coding sequence ATGAAAAAGATTTTACCTGCCACTATTATTTTAATGAGTGCTATTTCTTTTGGTGCAATGGCAAACAATACACATATGAATATGGATGCATCGCATAATAACTCTCCAATGCAAAAAGAGCTCAATGAATCTATGAATAAAATGCATGCTGAGATGGCAAAAGGAATGAACACTGATAATGCAGATGTTGCTTTTGCTGATGGCATGATTGCCCACCATTTAGGTGCCATTGATATGGCTAAAATTGAATTAAAATATGGTACAGATCCTGAGATGCGCAAGCTAGCTCAAGCCATTATTGATGCTCAAGGCCCTGAAATTGAACAAATGCAAAAATGGTTAGAAAAAAATAAAACTAATAAATAA
- a CDS encoding AraC family transcriptional regulator produces MNNRENMALLTQKLAMQIAKWTHNTHYFDTQIPGLALTHWTSPTSITSHTHKSGICLIAQGEKRVILGEESFIYDANHFLISSIELSVMANIMKASEDKPFLGLVMELDLQEISQLIVDSELIFNLNSSAQKGIAIGELSEPLLNAFIRLLDLLNTPDSIKILAPGIKREIFYRLLITEQGERLNQIVTAGSHSHQISKAVDWLKNNFIKPLNINELASYTGMSKSAFYTHFRTMTSMTPLQFQKKLRLNEARRLMLTENLGAITTTFRVGYESPSQFSREYSRLFGAPPATDIKMLKESNNV; encoded by the coding sequence ATGAATAATAGAGAAAACATGGCGTTATTAACCCAAAAACTTGCCATGCAAATTGCAAAGTGGACTCACAATACGCATTATTTTGATACCCAAATTCCAGGATTAGCATTAACGCACTGGACTTCCCCTACCTCTATTACCAGTCATACACATAAATCAGGTATATGCTTAATTGCTCAAGGTGAAAAAAGAGTGATTTTAGGAGAAGAAAGTTTTATTTATGATGCCAACCATTTTTTAATTTCTTCCATCGAGCTTTCTGTAATGGCAAATATTATGAAAGCCAGTGAGGATAAACCTTTTTTAGGGCTTGTAATGGAATTAGATCTACAAGAAATATCTCAACTGATTGTTGATAGTGAATTAATATTTAATTTAAATTCAAGCGCTCAAAAAGGAATTGCGATTGGTGAATTATCAGAACCCCTATTAAATGCATTTATTCGCTTGCTCGATCTTCTGAATACCCCTGATAGTATTAAAATTCTTGCTCCAGGTATAAAACGTGAGATTTTTTATCGTTTACTGATCACAGAGCAAGGTGAGCGATTAAATCAAATCGTTACAGCAGGTAGTCATAGCCATCAAATATCAAAAGCCGTTGATTGGTTAAAAAATAACTTTATAAAACCACTAAATATTAATGAATTAGCGTCATACACAGGAATGAGTAAATCTGCTTTTTATACTCATTTTCGGACAATGACATCAATGACACCACTTCAATTTCAAAAAAAACTTCGCCTTAACGAAGCTCGACGATTAATGTTGACTGAAAACTTAGGTGCAATAACAACAACATTTCGTGTCGGCTATGAAAGCCCGTCTCAATTCAGTCGTGAATATAGTCGGTTATTTGGAGCACCTCCTGCAACTGATATTAAAATGCTCAAAGAATCTAATAATGTTTGA
- a CDS encoding iron-containing alcohol dehydrogenase — translation MQLDFTYYNPTTIHFGKNSLAKLNDELSHYGETIMLMYGRNAIKSNGLYDEVMAILKHAGKKVVELSGVMPNPTYAKMMEGAQLVREHNVSLILAVGGGSVIDCAKGISVSAYCENEDPFQKYWVEYQEIENKTVPVASILTMVGTGSEMNGGSVITHEETKYKIGRVFPANVFPKFSILDPEYTFTVSQYQMVSGVYDTMSHLMEQYFSDQGANTTDYLIEGLLKSSIDNLRIALKNPTDYEARSNLMWNATLALNTLTGLSKTQDWQVHMIEHQLGAYTDCAHGMGLAAISLPYYRFIYKFGIEKFVRFATQVWGISAEGKTQDQIALEGIDALERFTKECGIVTSLEALGATKEMLPIIAQSTTIIGKGYKKLTTKDVLAILENCF, via the coding sequence ATGCAACTCGATTTCACTTACTACAATCCGACAACCATTCATTTTGGTAAGAACTCTCTTGCTAAATTAAATGATGAGTTATCACATTATGGCGAAACCATCATGCTGATGTATGGCCGTAATGCTATCAAATCTAATGGCCTTTATGACGAAGTCATGGCAATACTTAAACATGCAGGAAAAAAAGTAGTTGAGTTATCTGGTGTTATGCCCAATCCAACCTATGCGAAAATGATGGAAGGTGCTCAATTAGTACGTGAACATAATGTCAGCTTAATTTTAGCTGTGGGTGGAGGTTCCGTTATTGATTGTGCTAAAGGTATCTCTGTTTCTGCCTATTGTGAAAATGAAGATCCTTTCCAAAAGTATTGGGTTGAATATCAAGAAATTGAAAATAAAACTGTTCCTGTTGCATCAATTCTTACTATGGTAGGAACAGGCTCTGAAATGAATGGCGGTTCAGTCATTACGCATGAAGAAACAAAATATAAAATTGGCCGTGTTTTTCCTGCCAATGTATTTCCTAAGTTTTCAATTTTAGATCCAGAATATACCTTTACGGTTTCTCAATACCAAATGGTGAGTGGTGTATACGACACGATGTCCCATCTGATGGAACAATATTTTTCAGATCAAGGCGCAAATACAACCGATTATTTAATTGAAGGTTTATTAAAATCTTCTATTGATAATTTGCGTATCGCACTTAAAAATCCAACTGATTATGAAGCAAGAAGTAACCTAATGTGGAATGCAACTCTGGCATTAAACACTTTGACAGGGCTTTCAAAAACACAAGATTGGCAAGTTCATATGATTGAACATCAATTGGGGGCTTATACCGATTGCGCCCATGGAATGGGGCTTGCTGCAATTTCTCTACCTTATTATCGTTTTATCTATAAATTCGGCATTGAAAAATTTGTACGCTTTGCCACCCAAGTGTGGGGGATTTCTGCTGAAGGTAAAACTCAAGATCAAATTGCACTTGAAGGTATTGATGCACTTGAACGCTTCACAAAAGAGTGCGGTATTGTAACTTCATTAGAAGCACTAGGTGCAACAAAAGAGATGCTACCTATAATTGCTCAATCCACAACAATTATTGGCAAAGGTTATAAAAAGTTAACAACTAAAGATGTACTTGCTATCTTAGAAAACTGTTTTTAA
- a CDS encoding class I SAM-dependent methyltransferase — protein METQTTTQSISQEQSKAGHTFLASLGKTRLRPGGVEASDWLINNGHFTSSSYVLEIACNMATTSIEIAQKYGCHIIAIDMDEKALANAQRNVENAKLSHLIQLTKANALSLPFPDNSFDVVLNEAMLTMYADKAKAKLVKEYYRVLKPGGLLLTHDIMKKNNDVDKDNLIGVVKSNVAPMFKQEWHDLFINIGFSEVKIKSGNMSLMSPTGLIRDEGLLRTAKIIKNGLKNKQNRERFLSMFRFFRENRHHLNYIACCSKK, from the coding sequence ATGGAAACTCAAACAACAACACAATCTATATCTCAAGAGCAGTCAAAAGCAGGCCATACTTTTTTAGCTAGTTTAGGAAAAACACGCTTAAGACCGGGAGGGGTGGAGGCTTCTGATTGGTTAATTAATAACGGGCATTTTACATCCTCAAGCTATGTTTTAGAGATTGCATGTAATATGGCGACAACGTCAATTGAAATAGCGCAAAAATATGGTTGTCATATTATTGCTATAGACATGGATGAAAAAGCATTAGCTAATGCACAACGTAATGTTGAAAATGCGAAGTTATCACATTTGATTCAGCTAACGAAAGCCAATGCCTTATCTCTGCCTTTTCCCGACAATAGCTTTGATGTTGTTTTAAATGAAGCGATGTTGACAATGTATGCGGATAAAGCCAAAGCTAAATTAGTAAAAGAATATTATCGTGTTTTAAAACCCGGTGGTTTATTATTAACACATGATATTATGAAAAAAAATAATGACGTAGATAAAGATAATTTAATCGGGGTAGTGAAATCGAACGTGGCTCCTATGTTTAAACAAGAGTGGCATGACTTGTTTATTAATATTGGGTTTTCAGAAGTAAAAATAAAATCAGGCAATATGAGTTTAATGTCACCTACAGGTTTGATCCGTGATGAAGGTTTACTTAGAACAGCAAAAATAATTAAAAATGGATTAAAAAACAAACAGAATAGAGAAAGGTTTTTATCCATGTTTCGTTTTTTTAGAGAAAATCGGCATCATTTAAATTATATTGCGTGTTGTTCTAAAAAATGA
- the pgsA gene encoding CDP-diacylglycerol--glycerol-3-phosphate 3-phosphatidyltransferase, with protein sequence MQLNIPTWLTLFRVALIPFFVLVFYLPFKDAPLVCAIIFMVAAATDWFDGFLARRLKQTTRFGAFLDPVADKVMVATALVLITEYYHEWWITLPAATMIAREIIISSLREWMAELGKRNSVAVSWIGKVKTTAQMGSLVVLLWRPTVEAEWFGFALLYVATVLTFWSMFQYLSAAWSDLREA encoded by the coding sequence ATGCAACTAAATATCCCAACTTGGCTAACTCTATTTCGTGTCGCTTTAATCCCATTCTTTGTTTTGGTGTTCTATTTACCATTCAAAGATGCGCCATTAGTATGTGCTATTATTTTTATGGTAGCCGCTGCAACTGATTGGTTTGATGGCTTTTTAGCACGTAGATTGAAACAAACTACTCGCTTTGGGGCTTTTCTTGACCCAGTGGCAGATAAAGTAATGGTTGCAACTGCACTTGTTTTAATTACAGAGTATTATCATGAGTGGTGGATAACTTTACCAGCAGCAACCATGATCGCTCGTGAGATAATTATCTCTTCATTAAGAGAGTGGATGGCAGAATTAGGGAAACGCAACAGTGTTGCTGTTTCTTGGATTGGAAAAGTGAAGACAACCGCACAAATGGGATCGTTAGTTGTGTTATTATGGCGCCCTACGGTTGAAGCAGAATGGTTTGGATTTGCATTATTGTATGTCGCAACCGTGTTGACTTTCTGGTCAATGTTTCAATATTTGAGTGCTGCATGGTCAGATTTGCGTGAAGCTTGA